Part of the Venturia canescens isolate UGA chromosome 2, ASM1945775v1, whole genome shotgun sequence genome is shown below.
AAAACTTAATTTTATTGTATTTCAAAcccaaaaattataaataatttgatcttatttcacgaaattaagGCCCAATTCTGAAAGAGAACCCTCAAAAATCTTTTATACAAtattttgaagaaatattttgtttttcaattaaaactgTGTACTTGAACATGAATGTACAAAATTATTGGCTTGCgcattaagagtatggatcagtcgactaacctcacttggaattttcgaaattgaaattctctgacacagtttgaccgattaaaaaaaggctctgtcagcctacgcagaatgatggcaaaaatcgactgacagagcctttttttaatcggttaaactgtgtcaaagaatttcgatttcgaaatttgcagctatctctctcgtactcacggttgcgatataccgactgatccatcctcttaattgATTAAACTGCAGTTCCAAATTAGTAAACTAGAACACGTTAAATGAAGTACCTTAGGGTCTGTCGTTCTCTTTCACTGTTACCAACAAATGTGCCATATTGACAACTATGAACGTCATCATGGAGGGACAACAAAAACCATTCGTTAAATTGAAACATGTAAGGATACTGTTGAAGCAACTGATAAGTAGCATCGATGAATTGAGTGAATATTGGTGCAACTTCTTTTCCATCGCTGCTAATGTAACCGCAGCGATCACTGAACTTGTGTCCAAAGGATAGCCAGTCTTTTTCGATAAGAGTTTGAAAGCCTTGCATAGTACGATAGAATGGATCTAGAAGCAGAGCCGCTATCGAACAGACTTGAGCTGTTCTATCCCATCCGTCACTGCAATGAACAACTACGCTGGTTCCATTGGAAATTGCACGTGCTATGAACCAACCGGTCTCAAGGATGGAACGGATATGCTTCAGCCAGCCACTGCTCTCTAAACCACTCAGGAATGAACCTATTGAGGAACTCCTTTGCACTAGGCACGACAAAATATCCAAAATATCAATTACAGTAGTGAACAATTGTACATTTAGTGGATTTCTATGAAAACAACTGAAAGGAGTGAAATTAAAACTGCATTCTCAAGATTGTGATACTCcaacgaatttttatattgaataaaaagattAAATTCTCATAATGTTGTTGATGAAAATTAAAACTCTTTTTAttgcgaaataaaattttagcaaggaaattttgacattcggtAGAACTTTTCAAAAGATAATTCGAgatttctatttttcaactGAAACTGTGCGTTCGTGTTAagtaaaatacaaaaaaattgaaaagggTACAAAAATAAGATGAAtgaagattttccaaaataaGCTTTTCCACAAAAATCAGCTGACGCTAAATAGTTAACTTACATTCGACTAATTTGCTCAAACTGGCTCTCATGACATGTATATTCTCGATACCAAAGAAGCGAAATTTGATATTgtcataaaaattctcattttcataTCCTTTGCCAGCAGCACGATTCGCCATAGCATTGATCTATAAATCCAATGACACAAATTATCAagtgttaaaaatttttgattgTAGTTGAATTCCGAAATACTGCTTGAAACGTACTCTTGGCCTCGTATCGACGACATACATGTATTTGCTATTGGGATTAGTACACAGAATTTGATACAGCATTTGTTCATCCTCAGGACAACGAGCATTAAAGCCTGAAAGAGGTTGACTGCAACGACAAATCGCAGCCTGAAAATAgacaatttttataaattttttccaattttggaTACTGGATGATTATGCTTTTTCATAGATATTTGATTTTCTagatcaatcaattttttcaaccttaTTTGAATGTAAATAAGTGAGAACTGGTAATCGTTCTTTACTCCTAAATTTTGCACTCCCCATCAAAGTTTGATTTGAGCATGAGGCTGGAACGTACAAGTATTTTGGATAAGTGTCGCAGAGCTAAAACCAACCaagtaaaaatgaatgaacaaaaattcaGTCAGATAATCGATTCCGCATGTAATTAAGGATGGTATATATACCTCATAGTTCGTGTTAAGATATGTCTGATTCCACTCTTTATTTGGTACTCCCTGcctttgaaattcattttggaTGTCGAAAGAATTCCAGCCATCTCTTTGGATTTCCGAATCTTCTAATGTTCGAAATTTGAAGCAATATAAATCTTCCAATTTTACTGCAAGCCCCAAAGAAAGTATTGATCATTAGAGAATAAATCTAAAATCTTTGCAATTGTATTTATTCGTTTGTGACAAAACGGAACAAAGaggagattaaaaaaatataattgaaaaaggGAGCAAAGTTAAAACTTCATTTCCACAATTCTTTTTCATCTTCCTATCAGAAATTTGGatcattggttttttattaaaGTTGTAACTCCTTGATATTCCCACAATTTATTTGTCTTCTTCTGAACTATATCCATTAATTAAATTAGAGCTTTTGATTATTTTCGTTATCTAATTTTTGCACTTATTTATAACTATCTCGCAATTATTTATAACTAATGATACAACTTTCCAACACAGCATTTGGTTGCCATTTTGAACAGTATTATGACAATAAATTATGTCTTAAAGAATTAGTGGACAAAATCATTACCTGGAAATGAAAGTTTCATGAGTGTCACATAAATATTATGACAATCACGTTCCTTAGATATTATGAATGTAACAGTCAGAAAGTGTTTACACTTTATGTACAATGGTGATCCTGTTGTAGTTAATGGCTGTTTTTCCACAACAGCTATATGTGTATTCCAAACCTAGAAAGCAAGAGTTAttgataaacaaataaaaaaaatatgaatgagATGAAACAGGTTGATTCGTTTTTTGTAATTGTGAATGGAAAATCGTTTGACATTGAAGTTTGCATTAGTGAATAAATGCTATGGAAATACTTGAATTTTCCaaagattaaaaataaaaaaataaaaaaattagatcCTGTCTTTGACTATGATGATGACCTTAGCTATGGATTGACTTGGGCATTAATCACTGTACAGAAAGTAATTGGGAGCACGtggcaaaattcaaaaagaaaaacgtatcggttgtaaaaaatgaaaaaaaaaagtactctTGCAGAACAGCTGCAAATTGCCTTCAATATATTATTCAGtcatttaataaaatataattctaTTAGCAcaacattttgtgaaaaattctgCATTTGTTTGTGAAGGCAAATGGCATATATTTAAGAAACATACTGTATAGTTGTCCGGTAACCCAATATCTCACATCGGACAAATTATATATTGCTGAGAATTTTTATCCTGTGTACTTTCATTATGTGACACtgcttttaattaatttatttcaCACATATTCATTTGCCACTATaattattaacaatttttatgaatacttCTCCCTATAAttgacaatttatatgaatatttgcttTCCTATGAGCTTAAAAATACATCATTATTCTGGAAAATTATACTCATTTAATGAGTGTgataatattattttgttttcagatTGACTTCatctgaatgaaaaaaaatatattatttgtcCAGATTCGTAGGATCATAGTGTTATTGTAGTAACAATGCTTGGAAATAGTCTGACATTCCTATAACATATTTCCGCATGAGTTTAAAAAGCAGtctttaaggtattcctttcacgaatcCGAACTCtctacaaaaaattgattttttaccaCACCTGCgctgaaagttcaactttccgaaatcggaaggttgaattttcggtgcatgtgtggtgaaaaatagtatacactccacgggaatgaaattagaccacctcaaaccacctgtttatcaccctcgccttcagctccggtgacaattctgcccacGGTTTGAAGTTgtctactttccctccctaggtgtgtaatatactattaatTTACAGTCAAAtacaagtgcatgcgaatagattgacgaaatttcgggtcaggttatcgaatatttaatgaagaattaaaatttcaaaaatcataaaatttatacgggagtttacggagattccatcatgaccacatttctattcaataattcatatactgaatacctgatacaaactgtcccacggatagaaaaaaatgtaaggaatccatagcgatgataaattatttttatctatattataataatattataataatattataatataatatattatattatattatatatatattatattatatatataatataataatataataataataataataaaataaatattataaaaaaataaaaaataaagataaaaaaataaaaaaaaaaggatcatcaaatgttgaaaaaagataTTAACAATAGAAGTtagaaaaatggcagaagcagaagcttttcccatattacagcgacttctcagaggttaggacTTAGTCCAAATGTCAAGTACCCCAGTTTGCGACACCAAAAAATATGGTCCTGcaaaaggaataccttaaaaaatcTAGTAGTTTAAAAATTCATGTATTACctataattgaatgaaatgtACACAGCAAAAGGAAAATATTAAtcggatggaaaaaaatggaacataGGTGACTTAcccatatttctttttttccattctgatCTTTAAAAATAAGATGAGTGGGTGTAAGAAACAAGGTACCAGTAGAATGGTTATTAGTAAACCGATCGAGCATACGAACATTTTCGACCTGAAATTAAAATAGTTATTTATGactcattataaaaaaagaaagatgtTGATCTGTaacatcaaaaaaaaacacaaaaatcaATTTAGGTTTCAACCCAAATCAGTTCTTATTTGAAACTTGTCACCATTTTAAGAACGAAGATTTTTGATTAACCTTTAGAGGACGGGAAATTTTCAGTTCAAATCGACATCTTTCAAATCGTgtaatacatatataaatcAAATGTATACCTCAGGACAAGTCTCCGACCAAGCAGGTGGTCCCTAAAGGGACCCGTCCCGTCCTCTAAAGATTTAGATTATACTCATCGAAAGTACAAACCTTTCCAACTTTAATCTCATCCATGACATTCATTGTATTGTTGCGCTGAACAATATCACATTCAGGAACAGTCCGAAAAAAATACAGGTTAAAAAAAGACCTTATTTAACAAACTGCCATAAACTACGTTTATGAACAGAGACTATAGATAGACACGACGATGTCAGATGTATGTACGGCACCTCTACAACAAAACGCTTACTACGACATCTATCATCGACATCGTATACCTAAGACACACGGGGTACATTGGACTTGGAGGCAGACGACTTCCATCCCTACCAGAAACATCTCTAACAAAATTCAATACTACCAATTACATCTCTACCAAAACGTATTTCtatccaaataaaaacaaGTCCCGTAACATTTCTACCACGATTAAAACACTACCCCGTAACAACTCTACCAAAAtgaatataattcattttataaatgTCTACCACATAACATCTCTACCAGAAAATATTTCCACCACATAAAATGTCTATCCGTAAACATATCACAAAACCTCCACTTTTGTTGGTAAGGAAAGGTTAACTTTTATAAAAAGATAAACCTATTTAACCGTGAAAGTTGAGTCATTCAAGTCATTAAAATCTTTTAATGACTCAATTTTCACGGTTAAATAGGTTAATTGATTCATTAAAAGATTTTAATGACTCGAATGACTCAATTTTCACGGTTAAATAGGTTATCTTTTTATAAAAGTTAACCCTTCCTTACCAACAAAAGTGGAGGTTTTGTGATATGTATACGGATAGACATTTTATGTGGTGGAAATATTTTCTGGTAGAGATGTTACGTGGTAGacattaataaaatgaattatattcaTTTTGGTAGAGTTGTTACGGGGTAGTGTTTTAATTGTGGTAGAAATGTTACGAGACTTCTTTTTTGGATATACATTAATTTTGGTGGAGATGTAATTAGCATATAGTATTGAATTTTGGTAGAGATATTTTTAGTAAGAGGATGTAAATGTGCCGAGTTGTTACGGGGTAGTGTTTTAATCGTGGTAGAAATGTTACGGGACTTGTTTTTTGGATATACATTAATTTTGGTGGAGATGTAATCGGTAGTATTGAATTTTGGTAGAGATGTTTTTTGTAAGAGGATGTAAATGTGTCGAGTTATTGCGGGGTAGTGTTTTATCGTGGTAGAAATGTTACGGGACTTGTTTTTAGGATAGAAATGCATTTTGGTAGAGATGTAATTGGTAGTATTGAATTTTGGTAGAGATGTTTCTGGTAGGGATGGAAGTCTGCCGCATATgtccgttttctccaacgttaatctgagtttaaactcggttcatcctatctcgaaggtatatgaaaaaaattgaactgaatttgaaccgcgtcggagaaaacggccataaaACGTGTTCGATTTGAAGTGAACGCGGTGTCGCCGGTTGCGTTCACGTCATGTTAGGCCCGCTACCCCCGCTACCacccgctacacacggtcaataatattgcgcaatatacaTGATCGCACAATACTATTAAACGTGTAGATGTAGGGCCCGCTACACacagtcaataatattgcacagtaatattgcacaataagtttgtatggtgtgtagtgcgccataaatttaagatagctcaaacttctgttcaataatgattgcgcaatgtttcaatactacatctacacattcaataatattgtgcaatcacctatattgcgcaatattattgaccgtgtgtagcaagcctagtattgaaacattgcgcaatcattgaacagaagtttgagctatcttaaatttatggcgcactacacaccatacaaacttattgtccaatattactgtgcaatattattgaccgtgtgtagcgggcctaacTCACGAAAGTGCAGAAAAGTGTAGAAAGTTCAGCCAGCGCGAACAGACCTTTTGAATGCATAGCCGCCAatgttgaataaatatttttcagataTTG
Proteins encoded:
- the Mtmr6 gene encoding myotubularin-related protein 6 isoform X1; protein product: MNVMDEIKVGKVENVRMLDRFTNNHSTGTLFLTPTHLIFKDQNGKKEIWVWNTHIAVVEKQPLTTTGSPLYIKCKHFLTVTFIISKERDCHNIYVTLMKLSFPVKLEDLYCFKFRTLEDSEIQRDGWNSFDIQNEFQRQGVPNKEWNQTYLNTNYELCDTYPKYLYVPASCSNQTLMGSAKFRSKERLPVLTYLHSNKAAICRCSQPLSGFNARCPEDEQMLYQILCTNPNSKYMYVVDTRPRINAMANRAAGKGYENENFYDNIKFRFFGIENIHVMRASLSKLVELQRSSSIGSFLSGLESSGWLKHIRSILETGWFIARAISNGTSVVVHCSDGWDRTAQVCSIAALLLDPFYRTMQGFQTLIEKDWLSFGHKFSDRCGYISSDGKEVAPIFTQFIDATYQLLQQYPYMFQFNEWFLLSLHDDVHSCQYGTFVGNSERERQTLRLSERTDSLWSGVAKHINEYINPLYACNRYKDDSNKVLQPKLSPQSITLWRGLYFRFESGVHPRETWQDVLLTTHDHSFSLEDHVKLLLKHVDSLRNLIDVKTSRSKSTQDQYNYDYTIDNDHSPNKTIEDQRNDETIVKDSMMIEQLESELKSVALEWKSSRKIDECICSTMFDVFSKKYHCWSCGNVLCKRCIGDQTVLIGHLSQRAVPTCKSCSQNSPVSS
- the Mtmr6 gene encoding myotubularin-related protein 6 isoform X3; this encodes MLDRFTNNHSTGTLFLTPTHLIFKDQNGKKEIWVWNTHIAVVEKQPLTTTGSPLYIKCKHFLTVTFIISKERDCHNIYVTLMKLSFPVKLEDLYCFKFRTLEDSEIQRDGWNSFDIQNEFQRQGVPNKEWNQTYLNTNYELCDTYPKYLYVPASCSNQTLMGSAKFRSKERLPVLTYLHSNKAAICRCSQPLSGFNARCPEDEQMLYQILCTNPNSKYMYVVDTRPRINAMANRAAGKGYENENFYDNIKFRFFGIENIHVMRASLSKLVELQRSSSIGSFLSGLESSGWLKHIRSILETGWFIARAISNGTSVVVHCSDGWDRTAQVCSIAALLLDPFYRTMQGFQTLIEKDWLSFGHKFSDRCGYISSDGKEVAPIFTQFIDATYQLLQQYPYMFQFNEWFLLSLHDDVHSCQYGTFVGNSERERQTLRLSERTDSLWSGVAKHINEYINPLYACNRYKDDSNKVLQPKLSPQSITLWRGLYFRFESGVHPRETWQDVLLTTHDHSFSLEDHVKLLLKHVDSLRNLIDVKTSRSKSTQDQYNYDYTIDNDHSPNKTIEDQRNDETIVKDSMMIEQLESELKSVALEWKSSRKIDECICSTMFDVFSKKYHCWSCGNVLCKRCIGDQTVLIGHLSQRAVPTCKSCSQNSPVSS
- the Mtmr6 gene encoding myotubularin-related protein 6 isoform X2, with product MNVMDEIKVGKVENVRMLDRFTNNHSTGTLFLTPTHLIFKDQNGKKEIWVWNTHIAVVEKQPLTTTGSPLYIKCKHFLTVTFIISKERDCHNIYVTLMKLSFPVKLEDLYCFKFRTLEDSEIQRDGWNSFDIQNEFQRQGVPNKEWNQTYLNTNYELCDTYPKYLYVPASCSNQTLMGSAKFRSKERLPVLTYLHSNKAAICRCSQPLSGFNARCPEDEQMLYQILCTNPNSKYMYVVDTRPRINAMANRAAGKGYENENFYDNIKFRFFGIENIHVMRASLSKLVELQRSSSIGSFLSGLESSGWLKHIRSILETGWFIARAISNGTSVVVHCSDGWDRTAQVCSIAALLLDPFYRTMQGFQTLIEKDWLSFGHKFSDRCGYISSDGKEVAPIFTQFIDATYQLLQHLPSFSRLDLLFYWVPVAHATRERKIENGDQLFQRERTRLSERTDSLWSGVAKHINEYINPLYACNRYKDDSNKVLQPKLSPQSITLWRGLYFRFESGVHPRETWQDVLLTTHDHSFSLEDHVKLLLKHVDSLRNLIDVKTSRSKSTQDQYNYDYTIDNDHSPNKTIEDQRNDETIVKDSMMIEQLESELKSVALEWKSSRKIDECICSTMFDVFSKKYHCWSCGNVLCKRCIGDQTVLIGHLSQRAVPTCKSCSQNSPVSS